A genomic window from Bubalus bubalis isolate 160015118507 breed Murrah chromosome 11, NDDB_SH_1, whole genome shotgun sequence includes:
- the C2CD4B gene encoding C2 calcium-dependent domain-containing protein 4B, with translation MRLLGKLRASAASSAPLEPAFSNVLTPNRIPEFFIPPRLPTPYAPESSPAAAALPRRCAAEPDLWLRGADDGAGRTDWDPRSQAALSLPHLPRALTAYGFCALLESPHTRRKESLFLGSPSSAALPPAPRPRAHTYGGGGGDAPLAPGAKSPIATPAARGGPRPSLDTLAPPPRCRRLLRAPEGLLRRALRAGRSRGLARARSVSSGDGEDDDEDESRASPGSPTQAPVTSLSPHRDPRPERLEAEGTVTLGRAGGALRLAAEYNRASGRLRVRLLRAEGPAGGAAEPRAPVGCRISFVLKPRGAVVRRSRRAILEQDLCLDGLSEDEVRRLAVRVKAENRGRGLERGRLLGQGELLLGPLLLL, from the coding sequence ATGCGGCTCCTCGGAAAACTGCGCGCCTCGGCGGCGAGCAGCGCGCCTCTGGAgcctgccttctccaatgtgctCACCCCGAACCGCATCCCCGAGTTCTTCATCCCGCCGCGGCTGCCCACCCCCTATGCCCCCGAGTCCTCCCCCGCGGCCGCCGCGCTGCCCCGGAGGTGCGCTGCTGAGCCAGACCTTTGGCTTCGAGGAGCCGACGACGGCGCGGGGCGTACGGACTGGGACCCGCGCTCGCAGGCCGCACTCTCGCTGCCGCACCTGCCCCGGGCGCTCACTGCCTACGGCTTCTGCGCGCTGCTTGAGAGCCCTCACACCCGCCGCAAGGAGTCACTCTTCCTCGGGAGCCCGAGCTCCGCCGCGCTCCCTCCCGCGCCCCGTCCGCGGGCCCACACCTACGGAGGCGGCGGCGGAGACGCCCCCCTCGCTCCAGGGGCGAAATCCCCCATTGCGACCCCCGCAGCCCGCGGTGGCCCCAGGCCGTCCCTGGACACGCTCGCCCCGCCGCCCCGCTGCCGCCGCCTCCTACGCGCCCCGGAAGGGCTGCTGCGCCGAGCTTTGCGGGCCGGGAGGAGCCGAGGCCTGGCCCGCGCCCGCTCCGTCTCCAGCGGGGACGGGGAAGATGATGACGAGGACGAAAGCCGCGCCAGCCCCGGGTCCCCGACGCAGGCCCCAGTCACATCCCTTTCGCCGCATCGCGACCCGCGTCCCGAGCGCCTGGAGGCCGAGGGCACCGTAACTCTGGGCCGCGCCGGGGGCGCCCTGCGTCTGGCCGCCGAATACAATCGGGCCAGCGGGCGCCTCCGTGTCCGGCTGCTCCGTGCTGAGGGCCCGGCCGGAGGGGCCGCTGAGCCCCGCGCCCCCGTCGGCTGCCGGATCAGCTTCGTCCTGAAGCCGCGGGGCGCCGTGGTCCGGCGGAGCCGCAGGGCCATCTTGGAGCAGGACTTGTGCTTGGACGGGCTCTCGGAGGACGAGGTGCGCCGCCTGGCCGTGCGCGTCAAGGCCGAGAACCGGGGCCGCGGGCTGGAGCGGGGCCGCCTGCTGGGCCAGGGCGAACTGCTGCTGGGCCCGCTCCTGCTCCTCTGA